The Manihot esculenta cultivar AM560-2 chromosome 1, M.esculenta_v8, whole genome shotgun sequence genome has a window encoding:
- the LOC110611956 gene encoding BSD domain-containing protein 1 — MDFFKSVFADEPDSPKSESKSSSDQPPLDSDPSSPPKLPNPNLDHTDAGTSTAAAGGGGGWSFGGLIKNLSIKSESVIEIYRRDLEEFGSGLKKEIEVAHGSLETVGNAIDEVGSSVLKSTAQIISQGKEAILSVDHESDSSDNDNKRSITSQQSLISKPYSRFDAQVRAIQGDESTYTEESQDLDDYKKWKSGFDLEEKREEVENLLQENGAVESIYKRLVPNSVDEETFWSRYYFKLYKLKQAEDVRANIVKRAISTEEEDLSWEFDDDEDEKEDERNATSKANLLENDDLGSKDSTKVTKDEEKDVHYKQSEQIVKGDEINKADSGESEQTVSMKGEISVVESKGETIFSGGDKDNVASDKVDLEKSKEETLSKSDEKWGLEGKGDNGESSKESDVSVISSHLSMPEEEDLEWDEIEDLSSIDEKKVSYTGSPNKNDLRKQLSAAEEEEDLSWDIEDDDEPVKS; from the coding sequence ATGGATTTCTTCAAATCAGTATTCGCAGACGAACCGGATTCTCCTAAATCCGAATCTAAATCCTCCTCTGATCAACCGCCATTGGACTCAGATCCCAGCTCCCCACCAAAACTGCCAAATCCTAACCTTGACCATACCGATGCTGGGACCAGCACTGCTGCTGCcggtggtggtggtgggtggAGCTTTGGAGGTCTAATAAAAAACCTAAGTATCAAATCCGAATCCGTCATTGAAATCTACCGTCGTGATCTGGAGGAATTTGGGTCCGGTCTTAAGAAGGAGATCGAGGTGGCCCATGGATCCCTAGAGACCGTGGGGAACGCCATTGACGAGGTTGGTAGTTCCGTATTGAAAAGTACAGCTCAGATAATTTCACAGGGCAAAGAGGCAATCCTCTCCGTCGATCATGAATCCGATTCGTCTGATAATGATAACAAGAGGAGTATTACTAGTCAGCAAAGCTTGATTTCGAAACCATATAGTCGTTTTGATGCTCAGGTACGGGCGATTCAAGGTGATGAAAGCACGTACACTGAGGAGTCGCAGGATTTGGATGATTATAAGAAATGGAAATCAGGGTTTGATTTGGAGGAGAAGAGAGAGGAGGTTGAAAACTTGTTACAGGAGAATGGTGCTGTGGAGAGTATATACAAAAGGCTTGTGCCCAATAGTGTTGATGAGGAGACATTTTGGAGTAGATACTATTTTAAGCTATATAAGCTCAAGCAAGCCGAAGATGTGAGAGCTAATATTGTCAAGCGAGCAATTTCGACAGAAGAGGAGGACTTGAGTTgggaatttgatgatgatgaggatgaaAAGGAAGATGAGAGGAATGCCACTTCGAAGGCCAATTTGCTGGAAAATGATGATTTGGGGAGCAAAGATTCTACAAAAGTTACAAAAGATGAGGAGAAGGATGTGCATTATAAACAGTCTGAGCAAATTGTGAAGGGTGATGAAATTAATAAGGCGGATAGTGGGGAGTCTGAACAAACTGTGAGTATGAAGGGGGAAATCTCAGTTGTGGAATCGAAGGGAGAGACGATATTCAGTGGCGGTGACAAAGACAATGTAGCCAGTGATAAAGTGGATTTGGAGAAGAGTAAGGAAGAGACACTATCAAAATCTGACGAGAAATGGGGATTAGAAGGGAAAGGTGATAACGGAGAATCTTCTAAAGAGAGTGATGTTTCTGTTATATCCAGCCATTTATCAATGCCAGAGGAGGAAGATCTTGAGTGGGATGAGATTGAGGATCTGAGCAGCATCGATGAGAAGAAAGTGAGTTATACTGGAAGTCCAAACAAGAATGATTTGCGGAAGCAGTTGAGTGCtgcagaagaagaggaggatttAAGTTGGGATATTGAAGACGATGATGAACCAGTAAAATCTTGA
- the LOC110611973 gene encoding probable galacturonosyltransferase-like 4 isoform X1, translating to MASCTILFLYHGLLSLLLFFLSSTSIIAAATASSSSAGIRLGLIRKPSSDVPAFREAPAFRNGDSCGTEIVHITMTLDANYLRGTTAAVLSILQHSACPENIEFHFLWGRSEPEVFSKINSTFPYLQFRFHRFDSNRVRGKISKSIRQALDQPLNYARIYLADILPQNVKRIIYLDSDLVVVDDIARLWEVDLKGKVLGAPEYCHANFTKYFTELFWSNPVWVRTFQGRKPCYFNTGVMVVDVEMWRHGGYMQKVEFWMGVQKHKRIYNLGSLPPFLLVLAGNIKAVDHRWNQHGLGGDNIEGKCRNLHPGPISLLHWSGKGKPWLRLDSRKPCSVDYLWAPYDLYRSSSTHSLE from the coding sequence ATGGCCTCCTGCACCATTCTCTTTCTCTATCATGGCCTCctgtctcttcttctcttcttcctctcCTCTACGTCCATCATTGCAGCTGCTACcgcttcctcctcctctgccGGAATCCGCCTCGGCCTTATACGAAAACCTTCGTCTGATGTCCCTGCCTTCAGGGAAGCCCCTGCATTTCGCAATGGGGATTCCTGTGGAACTGAAATAGTCCATATTACCATGACCTTGGACGCCAATTATCTCAGAGGCACCACGGCTGCAGTTTTATCCATTCTTCAGCATTCTGCTTGCCCTGAAAACATTGAGTTCCACTTCCTCTGGGGACGTTCCGAGCCAGAGGTCTTCTCCAAAATCAACTCCACCTTTCCTTACCTTCAGTTCAGGTTCCACCGATTTGACTCGAACCGTGTTCGTGGCAAGATATCTAAATCCATTCGTCAAGCCCTGGATCAGCCTTTAAACTATGCAAGAATCTACCTTGCTGACATACTCCCACAAAACGTTAAACGCATTATCTATCTAGATTCCGATCTCGTTGTTGTTGATGATATTGCAAGATTATGGGAGGTTGATTTAAAGGGTAAGGTTTTGGGTGCACCAGAATATTGTCATGCAAATTTTACCAAGTACTTCACTGAATTATTCTGGTCGAATCCTGTCTGGGTTAGAACATTTCAAGGAAGAAAGCCATGTTATTTTAACACAGGGGTTATGGTGGTGGATGTAGAAATGTGGAGGCATGGTGGGTATATGCAAAAAGTTGAGTTCTGGATGGGAGTGCAAAAGCATAAGAGGATATACAACTTGGGTTCACTGCCACCATTTTTGTTGGTTTTGGCTGGGAACATAAAAGCAGTGGATCACAGGTGGAATCAACATGGGTTAGGGGGTGATAACATTGAAGGTAAGTGCAGGAATTTGCATCCTGGGCCAATTAGTTTGCTTCACTGGAGTGGGAAAGGGAAGCCATGGTTAAGACTCGACTCAAGAAAGCCATGTTCTGTGGATTATCTTTGGGCTCCGTATGATCTCTATCGCTCATCATCAACGCATTCTTTGGAATAA
- the LOC110611973 gene encoding auxin-binding protein T85 isoform X2, whose amino-acid sequence MAWQWHFLNFFFFNLLIYSATTKASHCSIKGLPLVRNISELPQDDYDRKGLSHITVAGSVLHGLKEVEVWLQTFSPGSRTPIHRHSCEEVFIVLKGSGTLYLASSSHEKYPGKPQEFFFFSNSTFHIPVNDAHQVWNTNEHEDLQVLVIISRPPVKVFIYDDWFMPHIAAKLKFPYYWDEQCLQVQAPPKDEL is encoded by the exons ATGGCCTGGCAATGGCATTTCTtgaatttcttctttttcaatttGCTCATATACTCTGCAACAACCAAAGCTTCGCACTGCTCAATCAAGG GGTTGCCACTTGTGAGGAATATTAGTGAGCTTCCTCAGGATGATTATGATAGGAAAGGTTTGTCGCATATTACTGTTGCTGGCTCTGTCTTGCATGGGTTGAAAGAG GTGGAGGTATGGCTTCAAACGTTTTCTCCTGGGTCACGCACGCCAATCCACAGACACTCATGTGAAGAAGTTTTTATTGTCCTAAAAGGAAGTGGCACTCTCTATCTTGCCTCAAGTTCACATGAGAAGTATCCTGGAAAGCCACAagaatttttcttcttttccaaTAGTACATTTCATATCCCTGTAAACGATGCTCACCAG GTCTGGAATACAAACGAGCATGAGGATTTGCAAGTGCTTGTCATAATATCTCGTCCACCGGTCAAAGT GTTCATATATGATGACTGGTTCATGCCCCATATTGCAGCAAAATTGAAGTTCCCCTACTATTGGGACGAACAATGCCTACAAGTTCAAGCACCTCCAAAAGATGAGCTTTAG